A genomic stretch from Solanum stenotomum isolate F172 chromosome 8, ASM1918654v1, whole genome shotgun sequence includes:
- the LOC125873364 gene encoding chaperone protein ClpB4, mitochondrial-like yields MSMATRRSALASLKASRSRVMSQSRPAVSRLSENRILGGSTTPPRNGFVIAERSAASSNGWRNYDLFGKSFLRSHSTAAPASSGQINNTDYTEMALEAIVGAVEAARTNKQQVVETEHLMKALLEQKDGLARRIFTKAGLNNTSVLQETDNFISQQPKVVGDTSGPIMGSHLSSLLENTKKHKKAMGDSFMSVEHMLLAFFSDKRFGQKLFRDLQLTEEALKDAVNAIRGSQRVTDPNPEGKYEALDRYGNDLTELARRGKLDPVIGRDDEIRRCIQILSRRTKNNPVIIGEPGVGKTAIAEGLAQRIVRGDVPEPLMNRKLISLDMGALLAGAKYRGDFEERLKAVLKEVSASNGQIILFIDEIHTVVGAGATSGAMDAGNLLKPMLGRGELRCIGATTLNEYRKYIEKDPALERRFQQVYCGQPSVEDTISILRGLRERYELHHGVKISDSALVSAAVLADRYITERFLPDKAIDLVDEAAAKLKMEITSKPTELDEIDRTVMKLEMEKLSLKNDTDKASKERLNKLESDLNSFKQKQKELNEQWEREKALMTRIRSIKEEIDRVNLEMEAAERDYDLNRAAELKYGTLITLQRQLEEAEKNLADYRKSGSSMLREEVTDLDIVEIVSKWTGIPLSNLQQSERDKLVFLENELHKRVIGQDMAVKSVADAIRRSRAGLSDPNRPIASFMFMGPTGVGKTELGKALAAYLFNTENSLVRIDMSEYMEKHAVSRLVGAPPGYVGYEEGGQLTEVVRRRPYSVILFDEIEKAHHDVFNILLQLLDDGRITDSQGRTVSFSNTVVIMTSNIGSHYILETLRNTQDSQEAVYDLMKKQVIELARQTFRPEFMNRVDEYIVFQPLDLKQVSRIVELQMRRVKDRLKQKKIELQYTQEAISLLANMGFDPNYGARPVKRVIQQMVENEVAMGVLRGDYTEEDMIIVDTDASPQAKDLPPQKRLLIRKIENGSNMDTMVAND; encoded by the exons atgagCATGGCGACACGGAGGTCTGCTCTCGCGTCCCTTAAGGCGTCTCGTTCCCGCGTAATGTCTCAGTCTCGTCCAGCAGTCTCTCGTCTCTCTGAGAATAGAATACTTGGCGGCAGCACCACACCGCCTAGGAATGGGTTTGTTATTGCAGAAAGAAGTGCGGCCAGTTCTAATGGTTGGAGGAATTATGACTTGTTTGGCAAGAGTTTCTTACGCTCACACTCCACTGCTGCTCCTGCTAGCTCTGGACAG ATTAATAATACGGACTACACCGAGATGGCTCTTGAAGCTATTGTTGGTGCTGTAGAAGCAGCACGGACCAACAAGCAACAAGTAGTTGAGACAGAGCACTTAATGAAAGCTCTTTTGGAGCAGAAGGATGGGTTGGCTCGAAGGATATTCACGAAGGCTGGGTTGAACAACACATCAGTTCTGCAAGAAACAGATAATTTTATATCTCAGCAACCGAAG GTTGTAGGTGATACTAGTGGCCCAATAATGGGTTCACATCTTAGTTCACTCCTAGAGAATACAAAGAAGCATAAGAAGGCAATGGGAGATTCTTTTATGTCTGTGGAGCATATGTTGCTAGCCTTTTTTTCAGACAAAAGATTTGGTCAAAAGTTATTTAGGGATCTCCAACTTACAGAGGAGGCTTTGAAGGATGCTGTCAATGCTATCCGTGGAAGTCAGAGAGTAACTGATCCGA ACCCAGAGGGAAAATATGAGGCACTGGATAGATATGGAAATGACTTAACTGAACTTGCCAGACGTGGTAAACTTGACCCGGTAATAGGAAGAGATGATGAAATACGGCGCTGCATCCAAATATTAAGTCGGAGGACAAAGAACAATCCTGTAATTATTGGTGAGCCTGGAGTGGGGAAAACTGCAATTGCAGAAGG GTTAGCTCAAAGGATAGTACGTGGAGATGTTCCTGAACCTTTGATGAATCGGAAG ttGATATCTCTCGATATGGGTGCCTTGCTTGCTGGTGCAAAGTACCGTGGAGATTTTGAGGAGAGGTTGAAAGCTGTTTTAAAGGAAGTCTCTGCATCCAATGGGCAGATTATATTGTTTATTGATGAGATACACACTGTAGTTGGTGCAG GAGCTACTAGCGGGGCCATGGATGCAGGGAATTTGTTGAAACCCATGCTTGGTCGGGGTGAACTTAGATGTATTGGAGCAACCACTTTGAATGAATATAGGAAGTACATTGAGAAGGACCCTGCTCTAGAGCGTAGATTTCAACAAGTATATTGTGGCCAACCTTCTGTGGAAGATACAATTTCTATCCTCCGTGGATTGCGTGAACGATATGAGCTGCATCATGGTGTTAAAATATCAGACAGTGCTCTTGTGTCAGCTGCAGTTCTTGCAGATCGATATATCACTGAGCGATTTTTGCCGGATAAAG CAATTGACCTTGTTGATGAAGCTGCCGCAAAACTAAAGATGGAAATTACTTCAAAGCCAACTGAATTAGATGAGATAGATAGGACTGTGATGAAGTTGGAAATGGAGAAACTGTCTCTGAAGAATGACACGGATAAAGCATCCAAAGAAAGACTGAACAAGCTAGAAAGTGATTTGAACTCCTTTAAGCAAAAGCAGAAAGAGTTAAACGAACAGTGGGAACGCGAGAAAGCTCTGATGACACGCATACGTTCTATAAAGGAGGAG ATTGACAGGGTGAACTTAGAGATGGAAGCTGCTGAACGTGATTATGACTTGAATCGTGCTGCTGAACTCAAGTATGGGACCCTAATCACCCTTCAACGCCAGCTAGAAGAAGCAGAGAAAAACCTGGCTGACTACCGGAAGTCTGGGAGTTCAATGCTTCGTGAAGAAGTAACAGATCTTGATATTGTTGAAATTGTAAGCAAGTGGACGGGTATACCATTATCAAACCTTCAGCAGTCTGAGAGAGACAAGCTTGTCTTTTTAGAAAATGAACTTCACAAAAGAGTTATTGGTCAGGATATGGCAGTAAAATCTGTAGCTGATGCAATCAGGCGATCCAGGGCAGGTCTATCCGATCCAAATCGGCCCATTGCAAGCTTCATGTTCATGGGCCCCACAGGAGTTGGCAAAACTGAACTTGGAAAGGCTCTTGCTGCTTACCTTTTCAATACTGAAAACTCTTTGGTGCGTATTGACATGAGTGAATACATGGAGAAACATGCTGTTTCACGGTTGGTTGGTGCACCACCAGGTTACGTTGGATATGAAGAGGGTGGGCAACTCACCGAAGTGGTCCGTCGGAGGCCTTACTCTGTGATCCTATTTGATGAAATTGAGAAAGCACATCATGATGTTTTTAACATTCTCTTACAGTTATTGGACGATGGAAGAATAACTGATTCTCAAGGGAGAACTGTTAGTTTCTCAAACACTGTTGTAATAATGACATCAAACATTGGGTCACATTACATTCTTGAGACTCTTCGGAACACTCAAGATAGCCAGGAGGCAGTTTATGATTTGATGAAAAAGCAGGTTATTGAATTGGCAAGACAGACCTTCCGTCCCGAGTTTATGAATCGGGTTGATGAATACATTGTTTTCCAGCCTTTGGACCTTAAGCAAGTTAGCAGAATTGTTGAGCTCCAG ATGAGAAGGGTGAAAGATAGACTGAAACAGAAGAAAATTGAACTTCAATACACGCAGGAAGCTATCAGTCTGTTGGCGAATATGGGCTTTGACCCCAACTATGGAGCTCGGCCTGTTAAACGAGTGATTCAGCAGATGGTTGAGAACGAAGTAGCAATGGGAGTTCTAAGAGGAGATTATACGGAGGAAGACATGATTATCGTTGATACTGATGCTTCACCTCAGGCTAAGGACCTTCCTCCCCAGAAGAGACTGTTGATAAGGAAAATTGAGAATGGTTCTAACATGGATACCATGGTTGCCAACGATTGA